In Bradyrhizobium guangxiense, the following are encoded in one genomic region:
- a CDS encoding ATP-binding protein: MANAGDEDAKRSRAIAPAAAKPGLTGIGAPLAPSMIASLPSRLFNWSRSGVGPRLLAAVLLFSSVVTLTLTALQLYLDYDREVGLIETRLDEIGRSTTGSLGESLWNLDQNQLKLQLDGILRLPDIRAAEVREIADRPNPIRLAVGEPGTRSVVMRDYPLTYGVQGSARGIGVLHVEATLTDVYQHLLNRAVVILASQAAKTFLVSLFIIYMVHLLVTRHLVAIAEFVSKYNLARPPPPLRLERRPPYDADELDKVIDAFNAMCATLERAYGELREANANLERDLTIRRRAEADARASEQRFRDYAETASDWFWETGPDHKFTYLSDRVIAFGMDPHVRIGTRRIDTALDRETESEKWRAHLATLDRHEPFRKFEYRGRDARGRMHHFSVNGQPVFDADGRFLGYRGSATDLTAQHETEERLRQSQKMDAIGQLTGGVAHDFNNVLTVITGTIEIIRDGLADKPELAAIAQLIDDAAARGAEITSQLLTFARRQPLEPREIDVNALVIETAKLLKPTLGEHIAIETRLADDAWSAMADPSQLSSAIVNLAVNARDAMPGGGRLVLETANRELDGTSGDGAVRGAFVMVAVSDTGHGIPPDIRERVFEPFFTTKGVGRGTGLGLSMVYGFAKQSGGTVAIESEEGRGTVIRLFLPRSMGEAPARTAPVQALATARGHEVILVVEDDPLVQGYVIAQLGSLGYRTLVAGDGASALALVDQGAKFDLLFTDIIMPGGMNGRELAEAVRLRRPGVKVLYTSGYSDDAIVHEGHLDPGVALLGKPYRKSELSQKIREVLAGEPPA, translated from the coding sequence ATGGCCAACGCAGGTGACGAGGACGCCAAGCGCAGCCGCGCCATCGCGCCGGCGGCTGCGAAGCCGGGTCTGACTGGCATCGGCGCCCCGCTTGCGCCTTCGATGATCGCATCGCTGCCGTCGCGGCTCTTCAACTGGTCGCGCAGCGGCGTCGGACCGCGGCTGCTCGCGGCCGTGCTGCTGTTCTCTTCGGTCGTTACGCTGACGCTGACCGCGCTCCAGCTCTATCTCGACTACGATCGCGAGGTCGGTCTGATCGAGACGCGACTCGACGAGATCGGCCGCAGCACGACCGGCAGCCTCGGCGAGAGCCTGTGGAATCTCGACCAGAACCAGCTCAAGCTCCAGCTCGACGGCATCCTGCGGCTGCCCGACATCCGCGCCGCCGAGGTGCGCGAGATTGCCGATCGTCCCAATCCGATCCGTCTTGCAGTCGGCGAGCCCGGCACCCGCTCGGTCGTGATGCGCGACTATCCCTTGACCTACGGCGTGCAGGGGAGCGCACGCGGGATCGGCGTGCTCCACGTCGAGGCCACGCTGACCGACGTCTATCAGCATCTGCTGAACCGGGCCGTGGTCATTCTGGCGAGCCAGGCCGCGAAGACGTTTCTCGTCTCCTTGTTCATCATCTACATGGTCCATCTGCTGGTGACGCGACATCTGGTCGCCATCGCCGAGTTCGTCAGCAAGTACAATCTGGCGCGGCCGCCACCGCCTTTGCGCCTGGAGCGCCGGCCGCCTTACGACGCCGACGAGTTGGACAAGGTGATCGACGCCTTCAACGCTATGTGCGCAACCCTCGAGCGAGCCTATGGCGAGCTGCGCGAAGCCAATGCCAATCTCGAGCGTGACCTGACCATCCGGCGGCGCGCCGAAGCGGACGCGCGGGCGAGCGAACAGCGTTTCCGCGACTATGCCGAGACCGCGTCCGACTGGTTCTGGGAGACCGGGCCGGATCATAAGTTTACCTACCTCTCTGACCGGGTGATTGCCTTCGGTATGGATCCCCACGTGCGGATCGGCACGCGTCGTATCGATACTGCGCTTGACCGCGAGACTGAGTCGGAGAAATGGCGCGCGCATCTGGCGACGCTCGACCGCCACGAGCCGTTCCGCAAATTCGAATATCGCGGGCGCGATGCGCGCGGGCGGATGCATCATTTCAGCGTCAACGGCCAGCCGGTTTTCGACGCCGACGGACGCTTCCTGGGCTACCGCGGCTCCGCGACTGACCTCACCGCGCAGCACGAAACCGAGGAGCGCTTACGTCAATCCCAGAAGATGGACGCGATCGGCCAGCTCACGGGTGGCGTCGCGCACGATTTCAACAATGTGCTCACGGTCATCACCGGCACCATCGAGATCATCCGGGACGGGCTTGCGGACAAGCCCGAGCTCGCCGCGATCGCGCAACTGATCGACGATGCGGCTGCCCGTGGCGCGGAGATTACCTCGCAGCTCCTGACCTTCGCGCGTCGCCAGCCGCTGGAGCCGCGCGAGATCGACGTCAACGCCCTCGTGATCGAGACCGCGAAGCTGCTCAAGCCGACCCTCGGCGAGCACATCGCGATCGAGACCCGGCTCGCCGACGACGCCTGGTCCGCAATGGCAGATCCGTCGCAGCTCTCCTCCGCGATCGTCAACCTCGCCGTCAATGCGCGTGACGCGATGCCGGGCGGCGGCAGGCTCGTCCTCGAAACTGCAAACCGGGAGCTCGACGGCACGAGCGGCGATGGCGCCGTGCGCGGCGCCTTCGTGATGGTTGCGGTCAGCGACACCGGTCACGGCATTCCACCCGACATCCGCGAGCGCGTGTTCGAGCCGTTCTTCACCACCAAGGGCGTCGGTCGCGGCACCGGGCTCGGGCTCAGCATGGTCTACGGCTTTGCCAAGCAGTCCGGCGGCACCGTCGCCATCGAGAGCGAGGAGGGGCGTGGCACGGTGATCCGCCTGTTCCTGCCGCGGTCGATGGGCGAGGCGCCGGCCAGGACGGCGCCGGTTCAGGCGCTCGCCACGGCACGCGGGCACGAGGTGATCCTCGTGGTCGAGGATGATCCGCTGGTGCAGGGCTATGTCATCGCCCAGCTCGGCAGCCTCGGCTATCGCACACTTGTGGCCGGCGACGGCGCATCGGCATTGGCGCTGGTCGACCAGGGCGCCAAATTCGACCTCCTGTTCACGGACATCATCATGCCCGGCGGCATGAACGGGCGGGAGTTGGCGGAGGCCGTGCGCCTCCGCCGGCCCGGCGTGAAGGTGCTTTACACCTCGGGCTATAGCGATGACGCCATCGTTCATGAAGGGCATCTGGATCCCGGTGTGGCCCTGCTCGGAAAACCCTACCGGAAGTCGGAGCTGTCGCAGAAGATTCGCGAGGTGCTTGCCGGCGAGCCGCCGGCCTGA
- a CDS encoding YciI family protein: MLYAILAYHVEEELLSWTPEQDAAVVAKVIEVQAPLRASGQFGPAARLDETRKARTLRGPGAGMVLDGPFAETKEQLLGFHLMECASEDEAIAAARKLRAVNPTAVYEIRPVKLYVPADGFGATAG; the protein is encoded by the coding sequence ATGCTGTACGCCATCCTGGCCTATCACGTGGAAGAGGAGCTCCTGTCCTGGACGCCGGAGCAGGATGCCGCGGTCGTAGCCAAGGTCATCGAGGTTCAGGCGCCCTTGCGGGCAAGCGGACAGTTTGGGCCGGCTGCCCGTCTGGATGAGACCCGAAAGGCCCGCACCTTGCGTGGCCCGGGCGCGGGCATGGTGCTGGACGGGCCGTTTGCCGAGACCAAGGAGCAGCTTCTGGGCTTCCACCTGATGGAATGCGCCAGCGAGGACGAGGCGATCGCGGCGGCGCGGAAGCTGCGTGCGGTCAATCCGACGGCGGTCTACGAAATCCGCCCGGTCAAGCTTTACGTGCCAGCCGATGGGTTCGGCGCGACAGCGGGGTGA
- a CDS encoding PQQ-dependent sugar dehydrogenase, translating to MMSKIARALLCASLLSLAACDDGSGDPKAQIGANPKLPEIQQYLLPPVHIARVVGWKKDETPTVADGLQVKVFATGLQHPRFLYVLPNGDVLVVESKAPKGAAIKRPKEIVMGYIESWATSGGDDTGPGNRITLLRDSNGDGVPETQSVFLDHLNSPFGVALVGNDLYVANTDAIVRYPYTEGDTKITAPGTVLTPLPGGPINHHWTKSLVASPDGSKLYAGVGSNSNITENGLEAEHNRAAILEVDRANGRWRVFASGLRNPNGLSFEPQTGALWTVVNERDELGPDLVPDYMTSVKDGGFYGWPYSYYGQHVDPRVKPQRPDLVARAIVPDYALSSHVAPLGLAFNTGSGLPAAYRGGAFVGEHGSWNRQGLNGYKVVFVPFAEGKPSGPAQDVVTGFLNGDNQARGRPVGVAIDKSGALLVADDSGNTVWRVTAAHPQLTQR from the coding sequence ATGATGTCGAAGATTGCCCGCGCGTTGCTGTGCGCCTCGCTGCTGTCTCTTGCCGCTTGCGACGACGGCAGCGGCGATCCCAAGGCACAAATCGGCGCCAACCCCAAGCTCCCGGAAATCCAGCAATATCTGCTGCCGCCCGTGCACATCGCGCGCGTTGTCGGCTGGAAGAAGGACGAGACGCCGACGGTGGCTGATGGTTTGCAGGTCAAGGTCTTTGCGACCGGCCTGCAGCATCCGCGCTTCCTCTACGTGCTGCCCAACGGTGACGTGCTGGTGGTGGAATCCAAGGCGCCGAAGGGAGCCGCGATCAAGCGGCCCAAGGAGATCGTCATGGGATATATCGAGTCCTGGGCGACCTCAGGCGGCGACGACACCGGACCGGGTAACCGCATCACGCTGCTGCGCGATAGCAATGGCGACGGCGTGCCGGAGACGCAAAGCGTCTTCCTCGATCATCTCAACTCGCCGTTCGGCGTCGCGTTGGTCGGCAACGATCTCTATGTCGCCAACACTGACGCCATCGTCAGATATCCCTACACGGAAGGCGATACCAAGATCACTGCGCCGGGCACGGTGTTGACGCCGCTGCCGGGCGGGCCGATCAACCATCACTGGACCAAGAGCCTGGTCGCCAGCCCCGACGGCTCGAAGCTCTATGCCGGCGTCGGCTCCAACAGCAACATCACCGAGAACGGCCTGGAGGCCGAGCACAATCGCGCCGCCATCCTTGAGGTCGATCGCGCCAACGGCCGCTGGCGCGTGTTCGCAAGCGGCCTGCGCAATCCCAACGGGCTCAGCTTCGAGCCGCAGACCGGCGCGCTGTGGACGGTGGTGAACGAACGGGACGAGCTCGGTCCAGATCTCGTGCCCGATTACATGACATCGGTGAAGGACGGCGGCTTCTACGGCTGGCCCTACAGCTATTACGGCCAGCATGTCGATCCCCGCGTCAAGCCGCAGCGGCCGGATCTCGTCGCCAGGGCGATCGTGCCGGACTATGCGCTGAGCTCGCATGTCGCCCCGCTCGGACTGGCCTTCAACACCGGCTCCGGTCTGCCGGCCGCTTATCGCGGCGGCGCCTTCGTCGGCGAGCATGGCAGCTGGAACAGGCAGGGGCTGAACGGTTACAAGGTGGTGTTCGTGCCGTTCGCGGAGGGCAAGCCGAGCGGACCGGCCCAGGACGTCGTGACGGGCTTCCTCAACGGCGACAATCAGGCCCGCGGCCGCCCCGTCGGCGTCGCCATCGACAAATCAGGCGCGCTGCTGGTTGCAGACGACAGCGGCAACACGGTGTGGCGCGTCACCGCCGCGCATCCGCAACTGACGCAACGTTGA
- a CDS encoding ATP-dependent helicase → MATYLDTLNAEQRRAVEHGVADGATVGAPLLVIAGAGSGKTNTLAHRVAHLIVAGADPRRILLMTFSRRAAAEMAGRVERIARKVLGENNAAIMRDALTWAGTFHGIGARLLREYAERIGVDPAFTIHDREDSADLMNLVRHERGLSKTESRFPAKGTCLSIYSRCVNAEMEIEKVLGQHYPWCAGWAAELKGLFAAYVEAKQAQHVLDYDDLLLYWSQMMSDALIADEIGSRFDHVLVDEYQDTNRLQSSILLALKPDGRGLTVVGDDAQSIYSFRAATVRNILEFPQSFSPRADMITLDRNYRSTQAVLAAANGVIGLARERFTKNLWTDRSSGRKPQLVTVHDEADQARYIVEEVLANREQGALLKHQAVLFRTSSHSGPLEIELTRRNIPFVKFGGLKFLDAAHVKDMLALLRFAENPRDRVAGFRILHLLPGIGPATAQRVLDQMAESTDPLHTLGQLPVPARTGADWTDFVRTVGNLRYSEWPVDLERVRLWYEPHLDRIHEDSETRRADLMQLEQIASGYSSREKFLTELTLDPPDATSDKSGPPLRDEDYLILSTIHSAKGQEWKSVFVLNVVDGCMPSDLGAGTSAELEEERRLLYVAMTRAKDDLHLVVPQRFFTHGQAAKGDRHVYASRTRFIPEQLVYLFERTAWPKSSAGAARSAAQGPKIDIGAKMRGMWR, encoded by the coding sequence GTGGCGACATATCTGGACACGCTCAATGCGGAGCAGCGCCGCGCCGTCGAGCATGGCGTGGCCGATGGCGCAACCGTGGGCGCCCCCCTGCTCGTCATTGCCGGCGCCGGGTCCGGCAAGACCAACACGCTGGCCCATCGCGTCGCGCATCTGATCGTCGCCGGTGCGGATCCGCGCCGCATCCTGCTGATGACGTTTTCGCGCCGCGCCGCGGCCGAGATGGCCGGCCGGGTCGAGCGGATCGCCCGCAAGGTGCTGGGGGAGAACAACGCCGCGATCATGCGCGACGCGCTCACCTGGGCCGGCACCTTCCACGGCATCGGCGCGCGGCTGCTGCGCGAATATGCCGAGCGGATCGGCGTCGATCCCGCCTTCACCATTCACGACCGCGAGGATTCCGCCGACCTGATGAACCTGGTCCGGCACGAGCGCGGACTGTCGAAGACCGAAAGCCGCTTTCCCGCCAAGGGCACCTGCCTGTCGATCTACTCGCGCTGCGTCAATGCCGAGATGGAGATCGAGAAGGTGCTCGGCCAACATTATCCCTGGTGTGCGGGATGGGCCGCCGAGCTGAAGGGCCTGTTCGCCGCTTACGTCGAGGCCAAGCAGGCCCAGCATGTGCTCGATTACGACGATTTGCTGCTGTACTGGTCGCAGATGATGAGCGACGCGCTGATCGCCGATGAGATCGGCAGCCGCTTCGATCACGTGCTGGTCGACGAATACCAGGACACCAACCGCCTGCAATCCTCGATCCTGCTGGCGCTGAAGCCGGACGGACGCGGGCTCACCGTGGTCGGCGACGACGCGCAGTCGATCTATTCGTTCCGCGCCGCCACCGTGCGCAACATCCTGGAGTTTCCGCAGAGCTTCTCGCCCCGCGCGGACATGATCACGCTCGACCGCAACTACCGCTCGACGCAAGCGGTGCTGGCAGCGGCCAACGGCGTCATTGGCCTCGCACGCGAGCGCTTCACCAAGAACCTGTGGACCGACCGCAGCTCGGGGCGGAAGCCGCAGCTCGTCACGGTGCACGACGAAGCCGATCAGGCGCGCTACATCGTCGAGGAAGTGCTGGCCAACCGCGAGCAAGGCGCGCTGCTCAAGCACCAGGCGGTGCTGTTCCGCACCTCCTCGCATTCCGGCCCGCTCGAGATCGAGCTGACCCGCCGTAACATCCCCTTCGTCAAGTTCGGCGGACTGAAATTCCTCGATGCCGCCCACGTCAAGGACATGCTGGCGCTGCTGCGCTTTGCCGAAAATCCGCGCGACCGGGTGGCCGGTTTCCGCATCCTGCATCTGTTGCCGGGCATTGGGCCTGCAACCGCGCAGCGCGTGCTCGACCAGATGGCAGAAAGCACCGATCCGCTTCATACGCTCGGCCAGCTTCCGGTGCCGGCGCGCACCGGCGCGGACTGGACCGACTTCGTCCGCACGGTCGGAAATCTGCGTTATTCGGAATGGCCTGTTGATCTCGAGCGCGTGCGGCTCTGGTACGAGCCGCATCTCGACCGCATCCACGAGGATTCCGAGACGCGCCGGGCCGATCTGATGCAGCTCGAGCAGATCGCGAGCGGCTATTCGTCGCGCGAAAAATTCCTGACCGAGCTCACGCTCGATCCTCCGGACGCGACCAGTGACAAATCAGGCCCGCCCTTGCGCGACGAGGACTATCTGATCCTCTCCACCATCCACTCCGCCAAGGGCCAGGAGTGGAAATCGGTGTTCGTGCTCAACGTCGTCGACGGATGCATGCCGTCCGACCTCGGCGCCGGCACCAGCGCCGAGCTCGAGGAGGAGCGCCGGCTGCTCTATGTCGCGATGACGCGCGCCAAGGACGATCTCCACCTCGTCGTTCCCCAGCGCTTCTTCACCCACGGCCAGGCCGCCAAGGGCGACCGCCACGTCTACGCCTCGCGCACCCGCTTCATTCCGGAGCAGCTGGTCTATCTGTTCGAGCGTACCGCCTGGCCGAAGTCCTCGGCGGGGGCGGCGCGATCCGCCGCGCAGGGGCCGAAGATCGACATCGGGGCCAAGATGCGCGGGATGTGGCGGTAG
- a CDS encoding TMEM175 family protein: protein MTELKPDQFEMRRLESLSNTIFGVAMTLLAYDLPKAAVFTSAPDWSDLAHVYSGRLAGFALSFIIAGVFWISHHRRLARPPVGSRGAVILNLFFLLSIVLLPVTNGLYTNYATSSAVAVLYGLHLSAIAGLNAWLWWTILGGWRHEIMAALFPLLVFIPGTIVAAFAPRVAPFLWFVAFGGIVIQRFYTARTAPDA from the coding sequence ATGACCGAGCTCAAGCCCGACCAGTTCGAGATGCGGCGGCTGGAATCGCTCAGCAACACGATTTTCGGCGTCGCCATGACGCTTCTCGCCTACGACCTGCCCAAGGCGGCGGTCTTCACCAGCGCGCCGGACTGGAGCGACCTCGCCCATGTCTATTCCGGCAGGCTCGCCGGCTTCGCGCTCAGCTTCATCATCGCCGGCGTATTCTGGATCAGCCATCACCGGCGGCTGGCGCGCCCGCCTGTCGGCAGCCGCGGCGCGGTGATCCTCAATCTGTTCTTCCTGCTCTCGATCGTGCTGCTGCCGGTGACCAACGGCCTCTACACCAATTACGCCACGAGCAGCGCGGTCGCGGTGCTCTACGGCCTGCACCTGTCGGCGATCGCCGGCCTCAATGCCTGGCTGTGGTGGACGATCCTGGGCGGTTGGCGCCATGAGATCATGGCCGCGCTGTTTCCGCTGCTGGTGTTCATCCCGGGCACGATCGTTGCGGCGTTCGCCCCGCGCGTCGCGCCCTTCTTGTGGTTCGTCGCGTTCGGCGGAATCGTGATCCAGCGCTTCTACACTGCACGGACCGCGCCGGACGCCTAG
- a CDS encoding DUF2231 domain-containing protein, with the protein MQHDARVPTTAEIAGHPIHPMLVPIPIACFVGALLTDIAYIASAEIMWADFSAWLLLVGVVFGVLAAIAGLIDFLGNRLVRAQTPAWPHLVGNALALILAIVNALIHTRDAWTSVWPTGLVLSVMTVLILPVTGWLGWAMVYRHGVGVAR; encoded by the coding sequence GTGCAACACGACGCACGCGTTCCTACCACCGCTGAGATCGCGGGTCATCCGATCCATCCGATGCTGGTGCCGATTCCGATCGCGTGCTTCGTCGGGGCGCTGCTGACCGATATCGCCTATATCGCCAGCGCCGAGATCATGTGGGCGGATTTTTCCGCCTGGCTTCTGCTCGTCGGCGTCGTCTTCGGCGTGCTGGCGGCGATCGCGGGCCTGATCGACTTCCTCGGCAATCGCCTGGTGCGGGCGCAAACGCCAGCCTGGCCGCATCTGGTCGGCAATGCCCTGGCGCTGATCCTCGCCATCGTCAACGCCTTGATCCACACCCGCGACGCCTGGACCTCGGTGTGGCCGACGGGGCTCGTTCTCTCCGTCATGACCGTACTGATCCTGCCCGTCACCGGCTGGCTCGGCTGGGCCATGGTCTATCGCCACGGCGTGGGAGTTGCGCGATGA
- a CDS encoding substrate-binding periplasmic protein, whose amino-acid sequence MWRLVVACLSLLAAGPLQAQDVIRLARIADIPDQYVGGEMLRAVYAKLNIRLEFEDVPGKRALALSSAGEVDGEIQRIGALSRDYPTLIQITPAINYIEPTVFATKLRFDVAGWDSIKDYSIGIVRGVGSSEAGTRGMARVTATSSLDNMVRMLDADRFDVMVTDLFSGLAAVRKLNLQARIYPLSPPLERIHIYHYLHERHRDLAPKVGKAIAQMEASGELAALREVLVKQVLSAP is encoded by the coding sequence ATGTGGCGGCTAGTCGTCGCCTGCCTGTCGTTGCTCGCAGCCGGTCCGTTGCAGGCACAGGACGTGATCCGGCTGGCGCGCATCGCCGACATCCCCGATCAATATGTCGGCGGCGAGATGCTGCGAGCCGTCTATGCCAAGCTGAACATCAGGCTGGAATTCGAGGACGTCCCTGGCAAGCGCGCGCTCGCGCTGTCGAGCGCCGGCGAGGTCGACGGCGAGATCCAGCGGATCGGCGCGCTCTCGCGCGATTACCCGACACTGATCCAGATCACGCCGGCGATCAACTACATCGAGCCCACGGTGTTCGCGACCAAGCTCCGGTTCGACGTCGCCGGCTGGGACTCGATCAAGGATTACAGCATCGGCATCGTCCGCGGCGTCGGCTCCTCGGAAGCAGGCACGCGCGGCATGGCCCGCGTGACCGCGACCAGCAGCCTCGACAACATGGTCAGGATGCTCGACGCCGACCGTTTCGACGTGATGGTGACCGACCTCTTCAGCGGTCTTGCCGCGGTGAGGAAGCTCAATCTGCAGGCCAGGATCTACCCGCTTTCGCCGCCGCTCGAGCGGATCCACATCTACCACTACCTGCATGAACGCCACCGCGATCTGGCGCCGAAGGTGGGAAAGGCGATCGCCCAGATGGAGGCGAGCGGCGAACTGGCGGCGCTGCGCGAGGTGCTGGTCAAGCAAGTCCTGAGCGCGCCGTGA